One Deefgea tanakiae genomic region harbors:
- a CDS encoding retropepsin-like aspartic protease family protein: protein MRSTWSIVFIWGLVLLLIYWAFTQFIAQQYQPKMISSGQGNEITLPRAKDGHYRLAASINGEPVVLLLDTGATAMTLNQELAERIGLPRGEPFIANTANGQVQGYQSKISTLSFGPFEFNNVHVGIVPNMGNEVLLGMNIIKQFDIRTQNNQMHMKLIEK from the coding sequence ATGCGTTCTACATGGTCGATTGTTTTCATCTGGGGACTGGTTCTACTGCTAATTTATTGGGCTTTTACTCAATTTATTGCGCAGCAGTACCAGCCCAAAATGATCAGCTCAGGGCAGGGCAATGAAATCACTTTGCCGCGCGCTAAAGATGGACATTATCGTTTGGCAGCCAGTATTAATGGTGAACCTGTAGTTTTGCTTTTAGATACTGGCGCGACGGCAATGACCCTCAATCAAGAACTCGCAGAGCGAATCGGATTGCCGCGTGGTGAGCCTTTTATTGCCAATACGGCAAATGGGCAAGTTCAAGGTTATCAATCAAAGATTAGTACTTTGAGTTTTGGACCATTTGAATTTAATAATGTTCATGTGGGTATAGTACCCAATATGGGCAATGAGGTTTTGTTGGGGATGAATATCATTAAGCAGTTTGATATCCGCACTCAAAATAATCAAATGCATATGAAACTGATTGAGAAATAA
- a CDS encoding SCO family protein, which yields MKKIALLLITCILMVACSRPEFQGADISDGPIGGNFTLTDHHGKIRHSDEFKGKVLVLFFGFTQCPDVCPTTMSELKATMTQLGEQAKDVQVLFVSVDPERDTNQILSEYVPAFHSTFLGLNGNKEQLEQITKKFRIIYQKQPLGDSYTMDHSAGSYLIDKNGKTRVMVNYGAGSSVFTHDIQLLLAE from the coding sequence ATGAAAAAAATTGCTTTATTATTAATTACTTGCATTCTAATGGTCGCGTGCAGCCGCCCAGAATTTCAAGGCGCCGATATTAGCGATGGTCCAATTGGTGGTAACTTTACCCTAACCGACCACCATGGAAAAATACGGCATAGTGACGAATTCAAAGGCAAAGTTCTGGTTTTATTTTTTGGTTTTACGCAATGCCCAGATGTTTGCCCTACTACAATGTCTGAACTTAAAGCTACGATGACTCAATTGGGCGAGCAGGCGAAAGACGTCCAAGTTTTATTTGTCTCGGTCGATCCAGAACGGGATACCAATCAAATTTTGTCTGAATATGTTCCGGCGTTTCACTCTACTTTTTTAGGGCTTAATGGCAATAAAGAACAACTTGAGCAAATTACTAAAAAATTTCGTATCATTTATCAAAAACAGCCACTCGGCGACAGCTATACGATGGACCATAGTGCAGGCAGTTATTTGATTGATAAAAATGGAAAAACTCGAGTAATGGTAAATTATGGCGCAGGATCGTCTGTGTTTACCCATGATATTCAACTGTTACTCGCCGAATAA
- a CDS encoding flagellar brake protein — protein MSAEANGGVAPISEHEDIAPYRITAHMEIAFVLRSLAQNNVNLGIYFNAGRDMMLSRVLNVDSKAKQFIIDVGGHAPTNTAIAQADRILFVTALDGVKVQFSVASVVLGKFEGKPAFIIDFPNDLIKLQRREFFRLLTPITNPLTCDITLPNGQKTQLELHDISLGGAGIWLKDEQHTQMQTGIVISNAYFDFAAAGTAKLNIEIRSSHPITMAHGKVRWLAGVRFIDLPRNIETNLQKLLAHLERERKALIG, from the coding sequence ATGTCAGCAGAAGCAAATGGCGGAGTGGCTCCGATCAGTGAACATGAAGATATTGCCCCTTACCGAATTACTGCGCACATGGAAATTGCATTTGTTCTACGCAGCCTTGCTCAGAATAATGTAAACCTTGGTATTTATTTCAATGCGGGGCGCGACATGATGCTGTCTCGCGTACTGAATGTCGATAGCAAGGCTAAGCAGTTCATTATTGATGTGGGTGGCCACGCACCGACGAATACGGCCATTGCTCAGGCCGATCGAATTTTATTTGTCACCGCACTGGATGGTGTGAAGGTGCAGTTTTCAGTTGCTAGTGTTGTTTTAGGTAAATTTGAAGGCAAACCTGCGTTTATTATTGATTTTCCAAATGACTTAATTAAGCTTCAGCGGCGAGAGTTCTTTCGCTTGCTCACCCCCATTACCAACCCTTTGACGTGTGACATAACGCTGCCAAATGGTCAAAAAACTCAACTTGAATTGCATGACATCTCTTTGGGCGGCGCGGGTATTTGGCTTAAAGACGAACAGCACACACAAATGCAAACTGGCATAGTAATTAGCAATGCTTATTTTGATTTTGCTGCTGCAGGTACCGCCAAGCTGAATATCGAGATACGCTCAAGCCATCCAATTACGATGGCACATGGAAAAGTACGTTGGTTGGCCGGCGTTCGCTTCATTGATTTACCGCGCAACATCGAAACCAATTTGCAGAAATTATTGGCTCATTTAGAGCGTGAACGCAAAGCGTTGATAGGTTAG
- the secF gene encoding protein translocase subunit SecF, which produces MEFFHVKRDIPFMSYGKLTTAISLITFVLAVFFLVAKGLNFGIEFTGGTVMELRYQKAADLSQIRTRIDGLKLGETQVQSMGTTVDVMLRLPNIKDKNSAQLSNIVLEALKIDRSDVELRKVEFIGPSVGDELFTHGLTALALVCLGIIAYLAMRFEWRFAVSAVIANMHDVVIILGCFAMFQWEFNLTVLAGILAVLGYSVNESVVVFDRIRENFRKPNLRGKTVPEVIDNAITATLSRTMITHGSTELMVLSMLLFGGAALHGFAMALTIGIVFGIYSSVLVASPLLLMFGVTRDNMVKPVKIKEEAVV; this is translated from the coding sequence ATTGAATTTTTTCATGTAAAACGTGACATCCCGTTTATGAGCTACGGCAAGCTCACAACGGCCATCTCTTTAATTACGTTTGTCTTAGCTGTCTTTTTCTTGGTCGCTAAAGGACTTAATTTTGGTATTGAATTCACTGGCGGCACCGTCATGGAACTTCGATACCAAAAAGCAGCGGACTTAAGCCAAATTCGTACTCGCATTGATGGCTTAAAATTGGGTGAAACCCAAGTTCAATCCATGGGCACGACCGTCGACGTCATGCTACGCCTGCCGAATATTAAAGATAAAAACAGCGCGCAATTGTCCAACATCGTCCTTGAAGCACTTAAGATCGATCGTAGCGATGTTGAATTGCGAAAGGTTGAGTTTATTGGCCCATCGGTTGGTGATGAGTTGTTTACCCACGGCTTAACGGCATTAGCGTTGGTCTGCTTGGGTATTATTGCCTACCTTGCGATGCGATTCGAATGGCGTTTTGCTGTCTCGGCGGTGATTGCCAATATGCATGACGTGGTGATCATTCTAGGCTGCTTTGCGATGTTCCAGTGGGAGTTCAACCTTACGGTCTTGGCCGGTATTTTGGCGGTGCTCGGTTACTCGGTGAATGAGTCCGTGGTGGTGTTTGACCGTATTCGTGAAAACTTCCGCAAGCCTAATTTACGCGGCAAAACGGTTCCTGAAGTGATTGATAACGCAATTACGGCCACGTTGAGCCGTACGATGATCACTCACGGATCAACCGAATTGATGGTGTTGTCAATGCTGCTATTCGGTGGCGCGGCATTGCATGGTTTTGCGATGGCACTGACAATTGGTATTGTATTTGGTATTTATTCATCCGTTTTGGTCGCTTCACCCCTATTGCTGATGTTTGGTGTAACTCGTGACAATATGGTTAAGCCAGTCAAAATCAAAGAAGAAGCAGTCGTTTAA
- a CDS encoding MFS transporter produces the protein MHKPNQFDLFGQKRFLPLFLTQFAGAFNDNLFKNAFLVLIAFHGLSTAGLNAATLVNMAAGVFILPFFLFSTLAGQLAEKYDKATLAQWIKLLEIAIMIVAGLGFIWHNAALLMTCLFLMGVHSALFGPLKYSVLPQYLKENEILGGNGLIEMGTFIAILLGQIAGTLLVQHQPHGETLVIWACVAVAIAGYFFSRSMPSAPPTAPDLKIGWNIFSETTKILSHVKQNKTVFNSLLGISWFWFFGSIYLTQFPNFAKDTLHGDATVYTLLMTIFSLGIGVGSLLCEKLSDSKVELGLVPFGSIGLSVFAIDLFFASANLPGTLQTAQSFLMSTSHWRIIIDLFLIGVFGGIFIVPLYALIQIRTEREFTSRAIAANNILNSLFMVVAAGMSIVLLNAGVTVRELLLIAGILNIFVAIYIYTLIPEFLMRFIVWILTHTLYRIKKTGFEYIPENGAVVLACNHVSFMDAMVLAGAIRRPIRFVMDHQIYNLPVMNFICRTANAIPIASTKESAEMKDAAFTAIAQALKDGEVVAIFPEGRITKTGEINSFMPGIERIIKTTPVPVIPMALQGLWGSFFSRKDGTAMMKMPRGIFSKIGIIIGEPIEAANVTRQELENTIRQLRGDWK, from the coding sequence ATGCATAAACCCAATCAATTTGATCTCTTTGGTCAAAAACGATTTTTGCCTTTATTTTTGACCCAATTTGCTGGTGCATTCAACGATAATTTATTTAAAAATGCTTTTTTAGTATTAATCGCTTTTCATGGTTTATCCACGGCGGGTTTAAATGCCGCGACTTTAGTTAATATGGCTGCAGGTGTTTTTATCTTACCGTTTTTCTTATTTTCAACGCTTGCTGGTCAACTCGCAGAGAAATATGACAAAGCCACGCTGGCACAATGGATAAAACTACTCGAAATTGCCATCATGATCGTCGCGGGTTTAGGTTTTATTTGGCACAACGCTGCATTATTGATGACTTGCTTGTTTTTGATGGGCGTTCATTCTGCGCTATTTGGGCCACTCAAATATTCAGTTCTGCCTCAGTATTTAAAAGAAAATGAAATATTAGGCGGTAATGGCCTCATTGAAATGGGTACATTTATTGCTATTTTATTAGGGCAAATTGCCGGCACCTTGCTTGTGCAGCATCAACCGCACGGTGAAACTTTAGTAATTTGGGCCTGCGTTGCCGTTGCCATTGCGGGTTATTTCTTCAGTCGATCTATGCCATCCGCGCCACCTACAGCGCCCGATTTAAAAATTGGTTGGAATATTTTCTCTGAAACGACCAAAATTTTATCGCACGTCAAACAAAACAAAACCGTATTTAATAGTCTGCTGGGTATTTCTTGGTTCTGGTTTTTTGGCTCAATTTACCTAACTCAATTTCCAAACTTTGCTAAAGACACCTTGCATGGTGATGCCACTGTTTACACCCTACTAATGACCATTTTTTCATTAGGTATTGGAGTTGGTTCTTTACTTTGCGAAAAACTATCGGATTCTAAGGTCGAGCTTGGTTTAGTACCGTTTGGGTCTATCGGTCTTTCTGTCTTTGCGATTGATTTGTTTTTTGCTTCTGCTAACTTGCCGGGGACACTGCAAACGGCTCAGTCATTTCTAATGTCGACCTCACACTGGCGTATCATTATTGATTTATTTTTGATTGGTGTGTTTGGTGGTATTTTTATTGTTCCGCTCTACGCTTTGATTCAAATTCGTACCGAACGCGAATTTACTTCACGCGCAATCGCTGCAAACAATATTTTGAACTCCTTGTTTATGGTAGTTGCGGCAGGAATGAGTATTGTTTTACTTAATGCTGGTGTGACGGTGAGAGAGCTTCTTCTAATTGCTGGCATTTTAAACATCTTTGTTGCTATTTATATCTACACTTTAATCCCAGAATTCTTAATGCGATTTATTGTTTGGATTTTAACCCACACCCTTTATCGAATTAAGAAAACAGGTTTTGAATATATACCCGAAAATGGCGCGGTGGTACTGGCCTGCAATCATGTGAGTTTTATGGATGCCATGGTGTTGGCAGGTGCAATTCGCCGCCCTATCCGATTTGTCATGGATCATCAGATCTACAATTTGCCGGTGATGAACTTTATTTGCCGTACTGCAAATGCAATCCCCATTGCCTCGACGAAAGAAAGTGCAGAAATGAAAGATGCCGCATTTACTGCGATTGCCCAAGCATTAAAAGATGGCGAGGTGGTTGCCATATTTCCAGAAGGAAGAATCACTAAAACTGGAGAGATTAATTCATTTATGCCTGGCATTGAGCGTATTATCAAAACAACACCCGTACCAGTTATTCCCATGGCACTACAAGGGCTATGGGGGAGTTTCTTTAGCCGAAAAGATGGGACGGCCATGATGAAAATGCCACGTGGAATTTTCTCGAAAATTGGTATTATAATTGGCGAGCCGATTGAAGCTGCTAATGTAACGCGGCAAGAATTAGAAAATACAATTCGCCAGTTGCGCGGCGATTGGAAGTAA
- the bioC gene encoding malonyl-ACP O-methyltransferase BioC, with product MIESFYNEKEAIRESFDKAADTYDAAAVLQREVVERLFERLALINIQPQVILDAGSGTGAASPLLKERFRDAQYIELDLALNMLKTARTKTGGIKKWLSFFDSNKSSAVCADIEHIPLANESVDLIWSSLTIQWCNTPDATFKEFSRILKPGGVVIFSSLGPDTLKELRASFANIDGYEHVNQFIDMHDLGDALVAHGLTMPVMDMEYITMTYPTVKAVMHDLKHIGASNKMNGRRNGLLGKAAWQKIQSQYEAFRRDDVLPCTYEVVYGHAWKPTAKPKSLADGSQIIEFRPRDR from the coding sequence ATGATTGAATCGTTTTACAACGAAAAAGAAGCAATTCGAGAATCTTTTGATAAAGCTGCAGACACTTACGATGCGGCAGCGGTACTACAGCGTGAAGTCGTTGAGCGTTTGTTTGAACGGCTCGCGTTAATTAATATACAGCCCCAAGTCATCCTTGATGCGGGTAGTGGCACTGGTGCGGCCAGCCCACTTCTCAAAGAGCGCTTTCGAGACGCTCAATACATCGAGTTAGATTTAGCGCTCAATATGCTCAAAACAGCGCGTACAAAAACTGGCGGAATCAAGAAATGGCTCTCGTTTTTTGACAGCAACAAATCATCAGCCGTGTGTGCTGATATCGAGCACATCCCTTTGGCCAATGAGTCTGTCGATTTGATTTGGTCTAGCCTCACGATTCAGTGGTGCAACACACCTGATGCGACCTTCAAAGAATTCTCTCGAATTTTAAAACCAGGTGGCGTGGTAATTTTTTCTTCTTTAGGTCCTGACACACTTAAAGAATTGCGCGCCTCATTCGCTAACATTGATGGTTATGAACACGTAAATCAGTTTATTGATATGCACGATCTGGGTGACGCCTTGGTTGCGCATGGCTTAACCATGCCAGTGATGGATATGGAATACATTACGATGACCTACCCCACTGTCAAAGCCGTCATGCACGATCTGAAACATATCGGTGCTAGCAATAAAATGAATGGCCGTCGCAATGGTCTGCTTGGTAAGGCTGCCTGGCAAAAAATACAGTCTCAGTACGAAGCATTTCGTCGTGATGACGTTTTACCATGCACTTATGAAGTCGTTTATGGCCATGCGTGGAAACCTACGGCTAAGCCCAAATCATTGGCAGATGGCAGTCAAATTATCGAGTTTCGACCTAGAGATCGCTAA
- a CDS encoding DedA family protein yields the protein MIMEFLDLFLHLDVVLKDMVTTYGIWIYVILFLVIFCETGLVVTPFLPGDSLLFVAGMLAASGAMNVHLLFVLLVIAAILGDAVNYTIGKYFGHKLFANKESKIFRPEYLNKTHDFFEKYGGKTIIIARFVPIVRTFAPFVAGMAEMTYKKFAFYNISGALLWVGSLLYAGFLLGGIHFIQKNLTAIILGIIFVSILPGIIEVAKHKLSKAKA from the coding sequence ATAATCATGGAATTTCTTGACCTATTTTTGCATCTCGATGTTGTTCTAAAAGACATGGTCACTACATATGGCATTTGGATTTATGTCATTTTATTTCTGGTTATTTTTTGTGAAACCGGTTTGGTCGTTACGCCCTTCCTGCCCGGCGACTCTTTGCTCTTTGTTGCAGGAATGCTTGCTGCATCAGGCGCAATGAATGTTCATTTACTATTTGTACTACTCGTGATTGCAGCCATTTTAGGCGATGCCGTCAACTACACCATCGGCAAGTACTTCGGGCACAAACTCTTTGCCAATAAAGAATCAAAAATATTCCGGCCAGAATACCTCAATAAAACCCATGATTTCTTTGAAAAATATGGTGGAAAAACCATTATTATTGCGCGCTTTGTTCCCATTGTTCGCACTTTTGCGCCCTTTGTTGCAGGTATGGCAGAAATGACATACAAAAAATTTGCATTTTATAATATATCGGGCGCCCTACTTTGGGTTGGTTCCCTGCTTTACGCGGGTTTTTTATTGGGTGGAATTCACTTTATTCAAAAGAATCTAACCGCCATTATTTTAGGCATTATTTTCGTATCAATTTTGCCAGGTATTATTGAAGTCGCGAAACATAAACTCAGCAAGGCCAAGGCATGA
- the pnuC gene encoding nicotinamide riboside transporter PnuC, with translation MSAVEIVGFVLTLLAISLATRGYVLTWPLQIIASLLYVYLFLSVNLFGESLLQLIYAGVAIYGWFNWGKQKSEGKSLQVSKLSKKEWLLINAIAVFLMLLVAQFQVQFLPTDVPYLDSSVFIFGLLAQWMQANKKIENWLYWIVLDLIAAGIYWYKDLHLTAVLYLILTCLAYFGWLQWRKTVR, from the coding sequence ATGAGTGCTGTTGAAATTGTCGGTTTTGTGTTGACTTTATTGGCTATTAGCTTGGCCACTCGCGGCTATGTTTTGACTTGGCCTTTGCAAATAATAGCGAGCCTGCTGTATGTGTATTTATTTTTAAGCGTCAATTTATTTGGCGAGAGCCTTTTGCAATTAATTTACGCAGGCGTTGCGATTTACGGCTGGTTCAACTGGGGAAAACAGAAGTCTGAAGGTAAATCGCTGCAGGTATCCAAATTAAGTAAGAAAGAATGGTTGCTGATCAACGCCATCGCCGTGTTTTTGATGTTGCTGGTGGCTCAATTTCAGGTGCAGTTTTTGCCGACCGATGTGCCTTACCTTGATTCCAGTGTGTTTATATTTGGTTTGCTGGCCCAGTGGATGCAGGCGAACAAAAAAATTGAAAACTGGCTCTACTGGATTGTTTTGGACCTTATTGCGGCTGGTATCTATTGGTATAAAGACCTGCACCTCACAGCCGTGCTGTATCTTATTTTGACGTGTTTGGCATACTTCGGCTGGCTACAATGGCGAAAAACCGTACGATGA
- the bioD gene encoding dethiobiotin synthase, translating into MAIRFFITGTDTDIGKTVASSQLIRGFSNCGHKTLGMKPIASGCMLSGDILVNSDVESHRLASNVEADIELINPYRFAPAVSPHLAARDANVEISLPHLLECAQQLSQMADVLVIEGAGGWYAPISEQYTIADLATELAAPVIVVVGMRLGCLNHAQLTIDAISQRGLVIAGWIANRVDPAFKRYEDNLAYLKQRIAAPLLAELEYDDNALNMALNTSSIELLITNHAS; encoded by the coding sequence ATGGCAATTCGTTTTTTTATTACTGGCACAGATACCGACATTGGTAAAACCGTAGCAAGCTCACAGCTGATTCGGGGTTTTAGCAATTGCGGCCACAAAACGTTAGGTATGAAGCCCATTGCCTCGGGTTGCATGCTCTCTGGCGATATACTAGTAAATTCCGATGTAGAATCACATCGACTGGCTAGTAATGTGGAAGCCGACATAGAGCTCATCAATCCTTATCGTTTTGCGCCTGCAGTTTCGCCTCATTTAGCTGCACGCGATGCAAATGTTGAAATTTCGCTACCCCATTTATTAGAATGCGCTCAACAACTCAGCCAAATGGCCGATGTATTAGTGATTGAAGGCGCTGGTGGCTGGTATGCGCCAATTTCTGAACAATACACGATTGCGGATTTGGCCACTGAATTGGCTGCACCCGTGATTGTTGTGGTTGGGATGCGGCTGGGCTGCTTAAATCATGCCCAGCTAACGATTGATGCTATTTCGCAGCGTGGGCTCGTCATCGCGGGTTGGATCGCTAACCGAGTTGATCCTGCGTTTAAACGCTATGAGGATAATTTAGCTTATTTAAAACAGCGAATCGCTGCGCCATTATTGGCTGAATTAGAATATGATGACAATGCACTGAATATGGCATTAAATACATCTTCAATTGAGTTGCTGATTACAAATCATGCATCATAA
- the yajC gene encoding preprotein translocase subunit YajC produces MLIAPAFANTAASAEASFMSFLPMIAIFAIFWFLMIRPQQKKAKELRAMLEALQKNDEVITTGGVIGKIVKLNDQFVTLELSDNVEILIQRAAIGQRLEKGTLKNNK; encoded by the coding sequence ATGTTGATAGCACCCGCCTTCGCGAATACTGCAGCAAGTGCAGAAGCAAGCTTTATGTCTTTCTTGCCAATGATCGCAATTTTTGCAATTTTCTGGTTTTTGATGATTCGCCCACAACAGAAAAAAGCTAAAGAACTGCGTGCCATGTTAGAAGCGCTGCAGAAAAATGACGAAGTCATTACAACTGGCGGCGTTATTGGCAAAATTGTTAAATTGAACGATCAATTTGTAACACTTGAATTGTCAGATAATGTTGAGATCCTCATCCAGCGCGCAGCCATTGGTCAACGCCTGGAAAAAGGCACCCTTAAAAACAATAAATAA
- a CDS encoding AAA family ATPase, translating into MAKNRTMRIAVVGPESCGKSTLAQKLAHHFGGRYVPEMARAYFEKHPHINYSIEDVIAIAQLQQEVEDSMAIDSEIVVCDTSALVSRIWAEVRFGYCPDQISALDSQSNYSFTLLCSPDLPWEADPLRESPHNRDKLFEIYAHYLHSKKQAHAIIAGVGAGRFENALLALRCQGIAV; encoded by the coding sequence ATGGCGAAAAACCGTACGATGAGAATCGCAGTGGTAGGTCCAGAATCCTGCGGAAAATCGACGCTAGCTCAAAAGCTGGCGCATCATTTTGGTGGGCGCTACGTGCCAGAAATGGCTCGCGCTTACTTTGAAAAACATCCGCACATCAATTACTCAATTGAAGATGTCATCGCTATCGCACAGCTTCAGCAAGAAGTTGAAGACTCGATGGCTATCGACAGCGAAATTGTTGTTTGTGACACCAGCGCATTAGTCAGCCGAATCTGGGCAGAGGTCCGGTTTGGATACTGTCCAGATCAAATCTCAGCACTTGATAGTCAGTCGAACTACAGTTTTACATTGCTATGCTCCCCTGATTTGCCGTGGGAAGCAGACCCGCTGCGTGAAAGCCCTCACAATCGAGATAAATTATTTGAAATTTATGCACATTATTTACACTCAAAAAAACAAGCGCACGCCATTATCGCAGGTGTAGGGGCCGGTCGATTTGAAAATGCACTTCTCGCACTAAGGTGTCAGGGTATTGCTGTGTAG
- the secD gene encoding protein translocase subunit SecD: protein MNRYPLWKYFLIIASLLIAMVYTIPNFFGESPALQISSGRATVKVLPDMVDRADTIAKAAGLTPVDSFFENGSVKVRFKDTDSQLKAKDAIQAALGDDYIVALNLISDTPVWLTRLHAKPMVLGLDLRGGVHFLFEVDMKAAVDKALEKTAGDIRRELKDKKIRYGKVSRERDRVEVQLRDAETLAAANKAISKILVNLKVQTVAENGNYKLVVTYPDAAILQLKNDAVTQNITTLHNRINELGVSEPVIQQQGEGRIVVQLPGVQDTAKAKDILGRTATLEVRMVEDDQAKLTEAINGNVPVGYELMSERRSDGRNTPILLRKEVELTGENINDATAGFDDKNEPAVHLGLDSTGAAIFKTLTRDNVGKRVAMILVEKGKGEVVTAPVVRGEIGGGRVQISGSMGVAEANDTALLLRAGSLAAPMNIIEERTIGPSLGKENISKGFNSTLYGFLAVALFMMIYYRVFGVVSAVALAANLVFLIALLSLLGVTLTLPGIAAIALTLGMAIDSNVLINERVREEIREGASPQMAIKNGYDHAFATILDSNITTLIAGLALLIFGSGAVRGFAWVHCLGILTSMYSAVFVSRAMINLIYGNRRVNTLSV, encoded by the coding sequence ATGAATCGCTATCCTCTTTGGAAATACTTCCTAATCATTGCGTCTTTACTCATCGCAATGGTCTATACCATCCCAAATTTCTTTGGTGAAAGCCCTGCACTACAAATTTCAAGTGGTCGTGCGACTGTCAAAGTCTTGCCCGATATGGTTGATCGTGCAGACACTATCGCCAAAGCCGCAGGTCTCACACCGGTTGATAGTTTCTTTGAAAACGGCTCTGTGAAAGTACGTTTTAAAGACACGGACAGTCAACTCAAAGCCAAAGATGCGATTCAAGCTGCTCTAGGCGACGATTACATCGTTGCCTTGAATTTGATTTCAGATACGCCGGTATGGCTCACACGATTGCATGCAAAACCTATGGTTCTAGGTTTAGATTTGCGCGGTGGTGTTCACTTCTTGTTTGAAGTCGACATGAAAGCTGCGGTCGACAAAGCCCTAGAAAAAACCGCAGGCGATATTCGCCGCGAATTAAAAGATAAAAAAATTCGCTACGGCAAAGTCAGCCGTGAGCGTGATCGCGTTGAAGTGCAACTGCGTGATGCTGAAACACTGGCTGCCGCCAATAAAGCAATTAGTAAAATTTTAGTTAATTTGAAAGTTCAAACTGTCGCCGAAAATGGCAACTACAAGTTGGTTGTGACGTATCCAGACGCGGCCATCTTGCAGCTTAAAAATGATGCGGTAACTCAAAATATTACGACCTTACACAATCGTATCAATGAGCTTGGTGTTTCTGAACCTGTGATTCAGCAGCAAGGCGAAGGCCGTATCGTTGTTCAACTGCCTGGCGTACAAGACACGGCAAAAGCCAAGGATATTTTAGGTCGCACTGCAACGCTTGAAGTTCGGATGGTTGAAGATGACCAAGCCAAACTCACAGAAGCTATTAATGGCAATGTGCCTGTAGGTTACGAGTTGATGAGCGAGCGTCGCAGTGACGGTCGAAACACACCGATCTTATTGCGTAAAGAGGTTGAGTTAACCGGCGAAAACATCAACGATGCAACAGCAGGGTTTGATGATAAAAACGAGCCTGCAGTTCACTTGGGTCTTGATTCGACTGGTGCGGCAATCTTCAAAACACTAACCCGCGATAATGTCGGCAAACGTGTAGCGATGATTTTGGTTGAAAAAGGTAAAGGCGAAGTCGTGACTGCGCCAGTTGTGCGTGGCGAAATCGGCGGTGGGCGTGTTCAAATCTCTGGCTCAATGGGCGTAGCCGAAGCAAACGACACCGCACTGCTGCTACGTGCTGGCTCACTAGCTGCGCCAATGAATATCATCGAAGAGCGCACTATTGGCCCTTCATTGGGCAAAGAAAACATCAGCAAGGGTTTCAACTCAACGCTATACGGTTTTCTAGCAGTCGCCCTTTTCATGATGATCTACTATCGCGTGTTTGGTGTGGTTTCTGCAGTGGCGCTTGCGGCTAACTTGGTATTCTTAATTGCGTTACTGTCATTACTCGGCGTAACTTTGACCCTACCAGGTATTGCAGCGATTGCATTGACACTGGGTATGGCGATCGACTCCAACGTTTTGATTAACGAGCGCGTTCGTGAGGAAATTCGTGAGGGAGCTTCACCACAAATGGCGATTAAGAATGGTTACGATCATGCATTTGCAACTATTCTTGACTCAAACATCACCACACTAATTGCTGGTCTTGCCTTGTTGATTTTTGGTTCAGGTGCAGTGCGTGGCTTTGCATGGGTGCATTGCCTCGGTATTTTGACGTCGATGTACAGCGCGGTCTTTGTTTCACGCGCCATGATTAACCTGATCTACGGCAATCGTCGTGTGAACACGCTATCCGTTTAA